The Bdellovibrio bacteriovorus W nucleotide sequence CTTTTCCTAAGTCAGAAATACGTGTTGGCACTTCGTTACCATACAAGTTTACAAGTGTATCAGAGATTTCATCGACGGTTTTAAACTCACCCAGTCCTCTAAAGACGAGCTCTTTGCCACCTTGATCCACTTTACCACTCGGAATATTTTCTCCAGAGGCTCCCACTTGTCCGGCAACTTGACTCACTGAAATTTCACGAGCACGTAATTTGTTGCGATCCAGAAGAACATGAATCTCTCTTTCACGACCACCGAAGATTTCAATCGCACCTACGTTTGATACTTGCTCTAAACGTGGCTTGATAAACTGATCGGCGATATCGAATAAAGCTGCATCTCCCAAATCATTGGCTGTCAAAGAAAGCATAAGAATTGGCGTGTCAGACGGGTCAAACTTTTTGATGATTGAGTCTTCGACTTCAGTTGGAAGTTTAGCCTTAGCAATGTTCACTTTATCACGAACTTGCTGTTCAGCTTCCTTAACATCCACCTCACTGTTGAACTCAACAATAACTTGAGAAACGCCTTCTAAAGACTTAGACGTCAAACGCTTAATACCAGAGATTGTACTCACCTCTTCCTCTACGGGACGAGTGACAAGAGTCTCGATCTCTGAAGGACCAGCCCCCGCGTAAACTGTTTGCACAGTTACTACCGGAACACTGACGTCAGGGAATAAATCCACGCTCATCGATTTAAATGATGCCCAACCCACCACGAGAATCGCGATGGTCACACAGGTCATGAATATCGGTCTACTTATTGATAGTTTTGGTAAACTCATAACTACTTCCCGCCTTCAGCGTTTGTTTCATATAATTTTATTTGCGCCTGCAAACCTAAGATCTGAGCCGCAGCTTGAACACGATTTACTTCTGACTGAGAGAAATCCTGTTCAAACAAAAGAACTTGATACGTTGTCGTACGACCTTGTTTTAAGCGAGCTCTTTCATTATCAAGCTTTGCTTTTTGAGCATTTACAATCCCTGTAGCTAGGCGAAGATTTTCTTTAGCTTCACCTAATTGCTGAACTAGATTTTCCCAGTCCTGCTCTTGAGTGAACTTTTTATGTTGGTATAAAAGATCTGCTGCCTTCGCAGACTTTAAAGCTCCAGCCTTTGCGTCCGCTGCAGCCCCGATATTCAAAGGAATATTCAAGCGCACACCGACAACTGTCGTATCATGCTCGGTCATATTGGTGCGATCCATCGCCTCCTGCAGATCTGTCGAACGACCATTTAATGCATACGAACCGTAAACATCTAAAGTCGGGCGATTCTTTTCAGCAAGGACATTAGCGCTAGCTTTGGCTAGATCCGCCTGAGCTTGGGCAACTTGCAAATCATATCTATCGCCTGGGCGACTCTTTGGAAGCTCCACCGTCGTCAGAGTTCCATAATCGATACCTGACAGCGCTGGTGCGGGCTCTTCTGCTTGTCTATTAATATATGTGTTAAATTGACGACGAGCCGCCTTTTCTTGATTAGCAGCTAACTGCACTTGAAAAGAAACAGCCTCTACCATTGCTTTCGCTTGCAACACATCGGCCTTCTCACCCAAATTCATTTTTTCTTTTTTAGTCACATAGTCCAAAATGCTTTGCGCCTGAGCCAATGCTCTTTTTTGAACGGCTACTATATCTTGAGCAGAAGCCAATCTCCAAAACGCAGCTTCAGCCTCTGTTAAATATCCTTTAGCTTGAGCTTCTGAGCCAAATCGCTCCGCAACTGATTGCTGACGATTAAGTTCTTGCTTAGCGCGCTCCGTTTTACCGAAAGCATTTCCCCAAAGAGGCATTGATAACTCTAACTTAGGAGTCGCATACCAAAATGTCGTTGGAAAACCAGCAGGAATACTTGCTGATTGAATTCCTTCAATCTCTGTTTTCTCGGCAGCGTAAGAAACTGTCGCCTTCAGACCAAAGCTGAACTCTTGGCTTAAACCCAAAGAATAGTTTTCCATATTAATACGGTCATACATAATAGCTGAAAATGGCTCTTTGCCATCCTTCAGTAGCTGAGCGTTTGCAAACAACTTCGGAGTGAAAAACAAATCTGCATCTCTTGCTTTTAAAGTCGCAGCTTTCGCGGACTCTTCAAAAGATCGGTATCCTAAGCTTTCACCTTTTACTTGGTTTAAATATTCATCCAGAGTCAGCGCTTGTGCAGGCACAGCTAGGCCTCCCACAACTAACACAGCTAAACATCTATTAATTATTTTTGACGACATCATAGTCTCCGTAATGTAATTGCTTACATACTTATTTATATTAGAACCCTTAAGTATGCAATCAATTACTTTATTGAAAACGTCCTGAGGATGTGTTAAATTGTAGTTATCTAGTATTTTCATATACTTAGATAATTTAACCGAGGGTGCAATGGAAGAAGACGGAAAAAAAGATTCTCAATTAGATATAAGTGATACTCAGGTTAAGCCAAAAAGAAGAGACCGCTCGGCCTCTGAAGAACGTCTAATCAACGCTGGGAAAGAGGTCTTTTCTAAGTTCGGCTTTGATGGCGCTACGACAAAAATGATTTCAAAAACTGCTGACGTTAATGAATCACTTATTGGTCGATACTTCGATGGAAAAGAGGGACTGCTCGTTGCCATCATTCAAAAATTTGTCGAAGACCTATCGGACAGAGAGATTGCCTACCCTCCTCAAAACTCTCTCACTGAAGAATTGCTTTGTTATGTCAACGATCGCATGTGTTATGGAACAGACCACTCTGACTTTGCCAAAATTATTTTCTCTCAAGCATTGGTAAACAAAGAATTTCGCCGCCGAGTGCGTGAAACAATCCCGATGCAAATGGATCCTAACCTTATTAAACGTGTTCAGCTTCTAGCAGATACTGGAAAACTAAAAAATAAAAACAGCGTTCAAACTATCTGTAGAGATATCGATATTTATTTGGATGGGCTTTTCTTCTTTGAATTCATTCTTCATGAAAGCAAACCAGAATCCATTATTAAACAAGCTTCCGAGTTTATTAAGAACTACGCGCCTATCTTTGAAAAATAAAAAAGGCTCTTTGCAATCAAAGAGCCTTAGTAATCACTTTTCCCAAAAACTATTAATCAAAATTCGGAAGATCTAAAATCACTCCATCATCGTCTGCTGGTTTCTTGTCAGACTTCTTATCCTTGTCCTTATCTTGATTCTTACTTTCCTGCGAAGAAGACTTCGGAGCTGTAGTTTCATTTGGAGTTCCAGAGGATACCGGAGGTAACTCACGAACTTCCACTTGCGGTTCTTTGCCTAAGCCCACAACTTGAACTGGCTCAGGATATTGAGTCTGATTTTTAGTTTCAGTTTTTTTCTGTTCTGCCTGTCTTCTTTGTTCTTCAATTCGTCTTTGTTCTGCGGCGCGGATCTCTTGCTGACGACGAGCCTCTGCTTGACGCAAA carries:
- a CDS encoding putative outer membrane protein, with the translated sequence MLVVGGLAVPAQALTLDEYLNQVKGESLGYRSFEESAKAATLKARDADLFFTPKLFANAQLLKDGKEPFSAIMYDRINMENYSLGLSQEFSFGLKATVSYAAEKTEIEGIQSASIPAGFPTTFWYATPKLELSMPLWGNAFGKTERAKQELNRQQSVAERFGSEAQAKGYLTEAEAAFWRLASAQDIVAVQKRALAQAQSILDYVTKKEKMNLGEKADVLQAKAMVEAVSFQVQLAANQEKAARRQFNTYINRQAEEPAPALSGIDYGTLTTVELPKSRPGDRYDLQVAQAQADLAKASANVLAEKNRPTLDVYGSYALNGRSTDLQEAMDRTNMTEHDTTVVGVRLNIPLNIGAAADAKAGALKSAKAADLLYQHKKFTQEQDWENLVQQLGEAKENLRLATGIVNAQKAKLDNERARLKQGRTTTYQVLLFEQDFSQSEVNRVQAAAQILGLQAQIKLYETNAEGGK
- a CDS encoding putative transcriptional regulator (COG1309 Transcriptional regulator), with protein sequence MEEDGKKDSQLDISDTQVKPKRRDRSASEERLINAGKEVFSKFGFDGATTKMISKTADVNESLIGRYFDGKEGLLVAIIQKFVEDLSDREIAYPPQNSLTEELLCYVNDRMCYGTDHSDFAKIIFSQALVNKEFRRRVRETIPMQMDPNLIKRVQLLADTGKLKNKNSVQTICRDIDIYLDGLFFFEFILHESKPESIIKQASEFIKNYAPIFEK